The Kribbella shirazensis genomic interval CAGGCCGGCGGCTGGGCCGAGCCGGACCTCGACACGCTGCCCACCGGCGGCGACCTGATCGACGGCTACCTCGCACCGCTGGCGAAGACCCCGGCCATGACCGACAAGATCCGGTACAACTCCCCCGTCGCCGCCGTTACCCGGGTGGGCTTCGACCGGATCCGCACCGCCGGACGCGAGAACGCGCCGTTCCTCGTCCGCCTCGCCGACGGCACCGAACTGCTCGCGTCGGCGGTCGTGGACGCGGCCGGGACCTGGCGCCGCCCGAACGTCCTCGGCGCATCGGGCATCCCCGCACGGGGCGAGGACCAGGCCGCCGACTTCGTCGTCCGGGCGCTTCCGGACGTCCTCGGCCGCGACCGGGAGCGCTTCGCGGGCCGCCGTACGGCGGTCGTCGGGGCGGGCCACTCGGCCGCCACCACACTGCTCGACCTCGGCGAACTCGCCGAGCAGGTGCCGGGTACCGAGATCGTCTGGGTGGTGCGCGGTGCGGACCAGGCCCGGACGTACGGCGGTGGCGACGCCGACGAACTGCCCGCGCGCGGCGCGTTGGGCAGCCGGCTGCGCGCGCTGGTGCAGTCGGGTCGGGTCGAGCTGGTCAGCTCGTTCCGGATCGAGGCGATCAGCACGGACGAACGCATCGAACTGGTGGCCAGGGACCGGCGGGTGGTCGCGGACACGGTGGTGAACTCGACCGGGTTCCGCCCCGACCACGACATCGTCGGCGAACTGCGCCTCGACCTCGACCCGATCCTCGGCTCGACCCGCGCACTCGCACCGCTCATCGACCCGAACCAGCACTCCTGTGGCACGGTCCCACCGCATGGCGCCGACGAACTCGCGCACCCCGAGCCCGGGTACTACGCCATCGGCGCGAAGTCGTACGGCCGCGCACCGACGTTCCTGCTGGCGACCGGGTACGAACAGGCCCGCTCCGTGGCCGCCGCGCTCGCCGGTGACTGGGACGCGGCGCGCGACGTCCAGCTCAACCTTCCCGAGACCGGGGTCTGCTCCTCCAACCTGGCGTACGGCGAATCCGACACCGAAGCCGACAACGCAGCCGGCGGCGGTTGCTGCGGCCCCGCACCACAGGCCGTCGAGATCACGGTGCCCGCAGGGCGTGGCCTGGCGACGGGTATCAGCGGTGGCCTGCTCACCGTCATCGACGACAAGCCCGCAAGCCAGTCGGGCTGCTGCAACTGACACTGCTTCAGACCCCCGGCGCCCAGCCTGGTCAGGTGTTCCGGCCGATCAGGTCAGGTGCGTCGGGGGTGTCGGAGCGGAAGATCTCGAGTTTCTCCGCGGCGGAGATCAGGCCGAGTTCGTGCAGGATGGCCGCGGAGCGGCGCCAGCAGTCGCGGGCGGTGCCGGCCGCGCCGAGATCGGCGCGAGTGCGGCCGAGGCCCCACCAGATCTCGGCGTCGAGGAGCGTCTGGGTGGCCTCGGACTGCCGGCTCGCGTCGTGCGCCCGCTCGAAGTGTGCGAGCGCCCGTTCCGGATCGCCGGCCAGCCGGGTGGCTTCGGCCAGGTTGCACAGGATGTTCGCGAGCCAGTTGGTCTCGTCGAGCGGTTCGGCGATCGCCAAGGCCTCGGTGTGCGCGGCGACCTCGTCGGCGGGCCGGCCGGCATGGCGGTACGTCAGGCCCAGGCTGGTGAGGCTGTCGGCCAAGGCGGTCGGTCGCTCGGTACGCCGGTTGAGCTCGATGGCCGCGCGCGAATGCGAGATCGACTCGTCGTAGCGGCCGAGCAGCCGGTACGTCGACGCCATCGCGGCCAGCTGCACCGCCTGGCCGGCCTCGTTGCCGATCTCCTCGTAGCCCGTGAGGGCAAGCGACAGATGCTCGAGCGCGAGACCGTAGTCGCCCCAGCGCAGCAGCGCGGCACCGATGTTCTCGTGGGCGACCGCGTGATGGTGCGGCTCGGTCGCCGCAGCCAGCAGCAGGTCCCCGATCCGGAGCCTGTCGCGATGCCGGCCGCGCAAAGTCAGCCCGAGACCGACTGCCGAACAGATCGCAGCCGCTACGTCCGGGTCGAGCATCGCGGCCTGGCGGACGATCGCGGACAGGTTGCCGACCTCGGTGTCGAGCCAGCGATAGACCTCGTCGCGGCCCCGAAGGTCGATGCCGGGCGCCTCGAGAGCCGCAGGCCCGACCTCGGTTCTCCAAGCAGCGTCGGCGTTGAGCAGCCGGCACGCAGTACGCGAGGTAGCGAGATAGCAGTGTAGCGCTCGCCGTACGGCGGTCGTACGGCTCGCCACATCGTCCGCTTCACCGGCACGGTCGCGACCGAACAGGCGCAGCAGGTCGTGCGCTCCGTACCGTCCCGGCCGCTGGCTCTCGAGCAGTTGCATGTCGACGAGGCTCTCGAGCATGTCCTCGGCGGTAGCTGTATCGGTCTCGGCCAGCGCCGCAACAACGGGGACGCCGACGTCGGCAGCATCCAGCAGGTTGATCCGCCGGAACAGTCGTTGCTCGGGATCACCGAGCTCCTGATAGCTGACCTGGAAGCTGGTCCGCACCCCGCGGTCCTCGGTCTGCAACTCGGTCAGCCGCCGGGAACCCGCGCCCTGCTCGGTGGCGGCGAGACGATCGGCCAGTGTTCGCAGGGTCCACGACGGCCGGGACGTCAGCCGGGACCCCGCGATCGAGACGGCCAGCGGCAGGGATCCACACAGTCGTACGACGTCGGCCGCCGCCTGACGCTGCGCCGGATCCGCCAGGTTGACGCGATCCGGACCGACGAGGCGACTCAGCAAGGTGATCGCGTCGTCCTCGGGAAGCATTTCGAGCGGCTCGTGCACGGCTCCCGGCAGGGTCGCCAGGATCCGTCTGCTGGTGACGATCGTCCGGCAGTTCTGCCCGGCAGGGATGAGCGGCTCGACCTGCCCGACGTCCAGCGCGTTGTCGAGAACCACCAGCAGCCGCAGGTCGTTCGTCATCGACCGGAACCTCGCGGCAGCCTCATCGGTTTCCACCGGGATCGTCCCGTCGGCGGCCCCGAGCGAACGCAGGAACCGTCCGAGGACGTCGGCCGGCTCCAGGGGCGCGACGTCCGGAGTCGACCCGCGCAGGTCGACGTACAACTGGCCGTCGGGAAAGGCATCGGCGACCAGGTGCCCCATGTGCACTGCGAGTTCGGACTTGCCGACGCCACCAGGTCCCGCCAGAGCCGCGATCGCGGTCGGCCGAGGGTCGTCCGAGGTCAGCTGGTCGCGGAGCCGGCGGACGGCGGCATCCCGTCCGGTGAACGTCGGCACGCCGAGCGGCAGCTCCGCAGGTATTACGGTCTCTGGTCCCGCACGTGGTTCGCTCGGCTCCGCACCCGCTTGCGGTGTGCCGGTCAGGACCGCACGTTCCAGTTCGCGCAGTTCTCGGCACGGTTCGATTCCGAGCTCCTCGACCAGCAGGCGGCGGCCGTCCCGGTAGCACTCGAGGGCCTCGGCCGGGCGTCCCGAACGCCACAACGCCGTCATCAGTTGCGCGCGCAGGTGTTCGCGCAATGGTTGCTCGGTCACCAGCGCGCTCAGTTCGGCGATCGCCTGGCGATGCCGTCCCAGCGCGAGCTCCACGTCGTACAACTGCTCCGCGATCGTCAACCGCAGCTCGGCAAGCCGCTGGGCGCTGGCACTCAGCGCGCGCGTCGACAGGTCACGCAACGCCGTACCGCGCCACAGCGCGAGGGCGCCGCGCAACCGGTCGGCCGCGTCCTCGAGATCGGACGCCGCTTGCGCTTCGGCCCGCAACCGCTCGGCCTCTGCCAGGTCGATCCGAACCTCCTGGTCGTTCAGCCGGTAGCCGTACTGTGTCGTCTCGATCAGTTCGCGCGCGCACCCCGCCTCGGCGAACGCACGGCGCAACGTGGACACCTGGATCGACAACTGCGTGCGGGCCGACGCCGGCGGACAGTCGTCCCACACCGCGTCGATGAGCTCGTCGGCCGACACCGCCCTGCCCGCCTCCATCAGCAGAGCGGCCAGCACCTGATGGGCCCGCTGCCCTCCGAGGCTTGCCGGTGTCCCTCCGACGATCACCTCGACCGGGCCGAGCACCCGGATCTCCACCCCGTCCCCGACCATCGCTTCAGGTTAAGCGATGGTCGGGTCCTTCCCCGAGTGAACAGGCTTACGCCCCTAGCAGGGCCTGACGCCGTCGATCATGTTGTTCAATCCGTTGTAGCGCGCCAGATCAGGCTCCCGATGTGGTGCGACGCTGGTGAACTGCCACCCGCCGCTCTTGTAGTTGTAGAACTTCGCCCGCGTGCCCTCCGTCTGGTGGTTCAGGTACGACGTCAGGCGGTCGTTCCACGCCGGCCTCAGCTTGCCGAGGTTGGTGAACTTGCAGTAGTACAGCGTGACCTTGTCGTGGTCGTAGTAGTCGCCCGCCCACAAGCAGAGCCGTCCGCTCGTGCAAGTGCGGTCTCCCTCTGCCGCGGTGCCCGGTACGGACAGGGTGACCTTGGCACTCCCGTCGTCGGTCATGATCTCGTTGAAGCCGACCTGATGCGCCGCGATCTCCATCTGCGCCAGCCGCGCGTCGATCGTGCGCTGCAACTCCTGCGCCTGCTTGGTGCTCAGGCCCGCGCCACGAGTCGAGCCACTGTTTTTGAACGCATTTCCATTTCCCCTCCAGTTAGTTGATGCGCCACCCGAAGAAGCGCTTGCACTTCGACGGGTCGACCTTGCGGTGCGAGCTGATGCTGTTGCTCCAGTTGCCCGCTTCGTCCTTGCCGTCGCCGTACATGTAGAGCTTGGTCACGTAGTGACCGGGACGGACGCAGAATCGGTCGCCCTTGTCGCTGTACGCCGTCCGCGTGTAGAACTCCACGGTCGCGTCGCTGTGATTGATCAGCGAGCCGGCCCGGTTGTCGAAGTCCTTGATCTGGCCCTTTCCGTCGCCGTAGTCACGGTCCGCGGTGGAATCGTCCTTGGCGTCGTGGCCGTTCTCGCAGTTCGAGATCGTGTACAGGTAGATGTGGTTGTCACTGCTCGGCAAACTGTTGGCGGTCGCCCGGCAGTCCTTCTCCCGCGCAGCTTCTGCCCCCGTCTTGACCGCGGGCCCGGTCTTCGGCGCCATCGCGGCCGCACTGACACCGCCCACCATCAGCACGGCAGTCGCCGCCGAGGTCAGCACAAGTCGCGTGCCCATCAGAACTCCTCTTCCTGGATGGCTGATTTCCAGGACACTAGGAGGACCCGCTATACGTCGGTTATCCCCACGCGATAACGGGCCTATAGCCGACGTACCTACCGTCGCCGGTATGAAACCTTCGGATCTGGTCAAAGGACTCGTGGTCGCCGCGACGACCTGCGCACTGGTGTACGGCGGGGGCGCGCAAGCGGCCGGCACCGCGGAGCAGAAGGAGAATGCCGCGCCCGACAAACCCACAATGTTCGTCGACAACGATCCGAACGGCTCCACGAGCGAGCGGTACCGGATCCGCGACTACCTCGTCAACCTGATCAACGGCGCTGAGAAAGACTCGGTCATCACGATCGCGTCGTACCGGTTCGACGACTACGAGATCGCGAAGGCCCTGATCGCCAAGATCAAAACCCACCGTGTGACGGTGAAGATCATCGTCGACGCGGAGCATCGCGCGACGAAGCCGTACCGGGACGTCAAATACGCCGCCGACGAGAGCAGACTCTCGTGGATCACGTACTGCACGCCGGGCACTTCCGGCGGCGCCAACAAGCGCACCTCGTGCATCGGCGATCACATCATGCACAACAAGTTCTACCTGTTCAGCAAGACCCGCGGGCAGTCGAACGTGGTCGTGCAGACGAGCTCGAACCTCAGCGAGCACTCCGGTCCGAAGATGTGGAACACCGCGTTCACCGCCATGGGCAACGACGGAGAGTGGCTGTACAACAAATACCAGGAGTACTTCTTCGACCTCAACACCGAGGAGAAGCGCAAGGACCAGTACCAGCACTTCATCGACGAGCACGGGCCGGTGTCCAACGCGAAGTACAAGCTGTATGTCTCGCCGCGCCCGGAGTCGAGCAGCAACGTCACCTTCGCGAACATCCTGAAGAGCGTGAAATGCGACGGAAACTCCACCGGCGGCACCAATGACAAGGAGCACCGGACCATCGTCCGGGTGGCCGCGGCCCAGATCGCGAAGGGCGGTGGCGCGGCCGTCGCCGCCCAGCTGTGGCGGCTCGACAACGAGGGCTGCTACGTCGACGTCGTCGGCACGGACGTCAGCCAGGCCAAGGACGGGCCGCTCCGCGGTGGTCTGCTCCGCGCGCCGACGGGCAAGTTCCACGGGCCGGAGGTCCGCGAGTTCAGCACCAACCAGTGCGGAACGCACGAGAAGAACATCCTGATCGACGGCAACTACGCCGGGAAGCCGGACCAGAAGGTCGTCTTCACCGGGAGCCACAACCTGAACCGCAAGTCGCCCTGGCACAACGACGACGTGATCCTGCGGATCATCGACGCGGACGTCCACGAGAAGTTCAAGGACCACTTCTTCAAGATCCGCGCCGCCGCGGCTGTCACGTGGCAGACGAGCAAGTACGAGACGACCGACCCGGACGACTTCAAGTTCAACTGCTAGCTCATCCTGGCTCCGGCGTGCAGCGCCAGACCGTCGGTTGCCGCGATGTCGGCGCGGAACCAGCCCGACGAGTCGACGGTGTACGTCGGACCGGAGCAGCTGCCCTGCGAGTAGTCGCCGTGGAAGACGTCGCAGTACACGCCGGCCGGAAGGTTCGTGTGGAAGCTCCGGCCGGCGAGGGGCGAGCTCTCGTCGTTGAGGACGAGGTAGCCCTTGTCCCCACGGCCGAACGCGATCGCGTCGTTGCCGTTGTCCCACCACTCGGTCACCGCGGCCCCTCGTACGGCGTTGTGGAAGCCGACCATGTTCGCGATCACCCGCCACGCGTGCTCGCACCGCCAGCGGTTGCTGTAGCACGTCGCGTCCACGGTCTGCCCGGCACTCGTCGACGGCGGCCCCTGGTCGTTCGAGCTGTACTCGTAGCTCGACATCACCTTCGGCGTACCGTACGTCCAGGCCAGCATGAACGCGTTCGCCATCGCATAGCGGCCGTTGTCGCGGAACGTCAGGACGCCGCTGCCGCGCTGCGTGTCGTGGTTGTCGGTGAACACCACCGCGCGATCCGACGCCAGCGGCGAGCCGAACGTCCGCAGGTACGCGAGCCGCTCGGTGTCGAAGATCTTGGCGAGGTCCTTCCCGTACCGGAACTCGAGCACATCACCGTTGCCGACGTACTCCTCCGGAGTGATCGGCTCGCCCGCGCCGTAGATGACCTCCTGATACAGGTACGCCGGACGCGACAACCGCGCCTTGACCGCGGCGATGTCCTCGGCCGGCATGTGCTTCGACGCATCCAGCCGGAACCCGTCGACGCCGATCGCCAGCAGATCGTTCAGGTACGCCGCGATCCGGCCGCGCACGTAGTCGGACCCGGTCGCCAGATCGGCCAGGTCGACGAGCTCGCAGTTCTGCACCTCGTACCGGTCGCCGTAGTTGACGATGTCGTCGTTCCCGTTACGCCCGCAGTGATGGAAGTCCTGCGTCTGGTACCTCCCCGGGTAGTCGTAGTGCGTGTACGACGACCCGGCGCTGCCGGTGCCGCCCGACGAGCCTCCGGTCATATGGTTGACGACGGCGTCGACGTACACCTTGACACCGGCCGCGTGACAACTGTTGACCATGGCAACGAACTCGCTGCGGGTGCCGCGACGGGTGCTGTCCAGCTTGTAGCTCACCGGCTGGTAGTCCTGCCACCACGGATACCCGGATCCCGGCAGCACGACATGCTCCTGCGGCGGCGAGACCTGCACCGCGCCGTACCCCTTCGGCCCGAGCACCCGGCCGCACTCGCGGCCTACCGAGCCCCAGTTCCATTCGAACAGCTGGACGATCACGTCCCGCTCCCCCACCGGCGCCGCCTGCGCCTCGGTCCTCGCCCCGGCCCCGGTCAGACCGGCCATC includes:
- a CDS encoding FAD-dependent oxidoreductase, with amino-acid sequence MNTTASDLPVVVVGAGPIGLAAAAHLSERGLDFLVLEAGASVAAAIDEWRHVKLFSPWRYDLDSAARRLLEQAGGWAEPDLDTLPTGGDLIDGYLAPLAKTPAMTDKIRYNSPVAAVTRVGFDRIRTAGRENAPFLVRLADGTELLASAVVDAAGTWRRPNVLGASGIPARGEDQAADFVVRALPDVLGRDRERFAGRRTAVVGAGHSAATTLLDLGELAEQVPGTEIVWVVRGADQARTYGGGDADELPARGALGSRLRALVQSGRVELVSSFRIEAISTDERIELVARDRRVVADTVVNSTGFRPDHDIVGELRLDLDPILGSTRALAPLIDPNQHSCGTVPPHGADELAHPEPGYYAIGAKSYGRAPTFLLATGYEQARSVAAALAGDWDAARDVQLNLPETGVCSSNLAYGESDTEADNAAGGGCCGPAPQAVEITVPAGRGLATGISGGLLTVIDDKPASQSGCCN
- a CDS encoding phospholipase D-like domain-containing protein; protein product: MKPSDLVKGLVVAATTCALVYGGGAQAAGTAEQKENAAPDKPTMFVDNDPNGSTSERYRIRDYLVNLINGAEKDSVITIASYRFDDYEIAKALIAKIKTHRVTVKIIVDAEHRATKPYRDVKYAADESRLSWITYCTPGTSGGANKRTSCIGDHIMHNKFYLFSKTRGQSNVVVQTSSNLSEHSGPKMWNTAFTAMGNDGEWLYNKYQEYFFDLNTEEKRKDQYQHFIDEHGPVSNAKYKLYVSPRPESSSNVTFANILKSVKCDGNSTGGTNDKEHRTIVRVAAAQIAKGGGAAVAAQLWRLDNEGCYVDVVGTDVSQAKDGPLRGGLLRAPTGKFHGPEVREFSTNQCGTHEKNILIDGNYAGKPDQKVVFTGSHNLNRKSPWHNDDVILRIIDADVHEKFKDHFFKIRAAAAVTWQTSKYETTDPDDFKFNC
- a CDS encoding alpha-amylase, coding for MRRVLVLLLGLAMAGLTGAGARTEAQAAPVGERDVIVQLFEWNWGSVGRECGRVLGPKGYGAVQVSPPQEHVVLPGSGYPWWQDYQPVSYKLDSTRRGTRSEFVAMVNSCHAAGVKVYVDAVVNHMTGGSSGGTGSAGSSYTHYDYPGRYQTQDFHHCGRNGNDDIVNYGDRYEVQNCELVDLADLATGSDYVRGRIAAYLNDLLAIGVDGFRLDASKHMPAEDIAAVKARLSRPAYLYQEVIYGAGEPITPEEYVGNGDVLEFRYGKDLAKIFDTERLAYLRTFGSPLASDRAVVFTDNHDTQRGSGVLTFRDNGRYAMANAFMLAWTYGTPKVMSSYEYSSNDQGPPSTSAGQTVDATCYSNRWRCEHAWRVIANMVGFHNAVRGAAVTEWWDNGNDAIAFGRGDKGYLVLNDESSPLAGRSFHTNLPAGVYCDVFHGDYSQGSCSGPTYTVDSSGWFRADIAATDGLALHAGARMS
- a CDS encoding AfsR/SARP family transcriptional regulator, which produces MVGDGVEIRVLGPVEVIVGGTPASLGGQRAHQVLAALLMEAGRAVSADELIDAVWDDCPPASARTQLSIQVSTLRRAFAEAGCARELIETTQYGYRLNDQEVRIDLAEAERLRAEAQAASDLEDAADRLRGALALWRGTALRDLSTRALSASAQRLAELRLTIAEQLYDVELALGRHRQAIAELSALVTEQPLREHLRAQLMTALWRSGRPAEALECYRDGRRLLVEELGIEPCRELRELERAVLTGTPQAGAEPSEPRAGPETVIPAELPLGVPTFTGRDAAVRRLRDQLTSDDPRPTAIAALAGPGGVGKSELAVHMGHLVADAFPDGQLYVDLRGSTPDVAPLEPADVLGRFLRSLGAADGTIPVETDEAAARFRSMTNDLRLLVVLDNALDVGQVEPLIPAGQNCRTIVTSRRILATLPGAVHEPLEMLPEDDAITLLSRLVGPDRVNLADPAQRQAAADVVRLCGSLPLAVSIAGSRLTSRPSWTLRTLADRLAATEQGAGSRRLTELQTEDRGVRTSFQVSYQELGDPEQRLFRRINLLDAADVGVPVVAALAETDTATAEDMLESLVDMQLLESQRPGRYGAHDLLRLFGRDRAGEADDVASRTTAVRRALHCYLATSRTACRLLNADAAWRTEVGPAALEAPGIDLRGRDEVYRWLDTEVGNLSAIVRQAAMLDPDVAAAICSAVGLGLTLRGRHRDRLRIGDLLLAAATEPHHHAVAHENIGAALLRWGDYGLALEHLSLALTGYEEIGNEAGQAVQLAAMASTYRLLGRYDESISHSRAAIELNRRTERPTALADSLTSLGLTYRHAGRPADEVAAHTEALAIAEPLDETNWLANILCNLAEATRLAGDPERALAHFERAHDASRQSEATQTLLDAEIWWGLGRTRADLGAAGTARDCWRRSAAILHELGLISAAEKLEIFRSDTPDAPDLIGRNT